A DNA window from Jaculus jaculus isolate mJacJac1 chromosome 1, mJacJac1.mat.Y.cur, whole genome shotgun sequence contains the following coding sequences:
- the Plekhs1 gene encoding pleckstrin homology domain-containing family S member 1: protein METRPPTSPGKQFAFYYENEVYKQDYFIKSPPPQLLSTANSWKKRFFVLSKSGERGLSLSYFKDHHHRGSIRIDRDANVEVGINNHEKMQSVQKMFKCQPDEVMSIRTPDREYFLIGRDREKIKAWVSFMAPFCQDTQAAHRNTEEKTSVSDKRPISDPSPCFDACSLLAAVSSASPRTSLPLHLIEQSSPGFRQAHLLHDFVSETIQGTEEESYYRYPRRILSENIISSHGSSESLDPNFPDQVSEKTECHYMSMRSFFFKEMPSASADCQEESQAIPETQDGGLPMQEQSPENDPCLSPVNPEAQTTDNKKGLTSLTVVKLSILLNNIPDDSQVETLNVFLSPLDIINYLALIEAAGRICVAQWAGPPRLGCLFYHGDHILAVNDLKPQSLEEASLFLSRCIQKEKVKLSIGRIPNSEKFHAVACACALKYQGVEPVQQDKPGLERTLKRAPAIKKSQKKATGK from the exons GCAAACAATTTgcattttattatgaaaatgaaGTCTATAAACAAGATTACTTCATTAAGTCACCACCTCCTCAGCTTCTCTCTACCGCA AACTCCTGGAAGAAACGGTTTTTTGTCCTCTCAAAGAGTGGAGAAAGGGGCCTGAGTCTTTCCTATTTCAAAGACCATCACCATCGAGGTTCCATCAGAATTGATCG AGATGCCAATGTAGAAGTTGGAATAAACAACCATGAAAAGATGCAATCAGTACAGAAGATGTTTAAATGCCAGCCCGATGAGGTGATGTCCATCAGAACTCCAGACAGGGAGTACTTCCTCATTGGTCGTGACAG GGAGAAGATTAAAGCCTGGGTCTCCTTCATGGCACCATTTTGCCAGGATACACAAGCAGCTCATCGGAACACGGAG GAGAAGACCTCAGTGAGTGACAAAAGACCCATTTCTGATCCAAGCCCCTGCTTTGATGCTTGCAGCCTATTGGCAGCTGTCAGCTCTGCCTCGCCAAGGACCAGTCTTCCACTT CATTTAATAGAACAAAGTTCTCCAGGGTTCAGGCAAGCTCATCTTCTACATGATTTTGTGTCAGAAACCATTCAAGGGACCGAAGAAGAGAGTTATTATCGTTATCCTCGACGCATTCTTTCAGAG AATATTATCAGTTCCCATGGTTCCAGTGAATCCCTGGATCCTAATTTTCCAGACCAGGTCTCCGAGAAAACTGAGTGCCATTACATGTCAATGAGATCCTT TTTTTTCAAAGAGATGCCCTCTGCCTCTGCTGATTGTCAAGAGGAATCACAGGCCATTCCGGAGACCCAGGATGGGGGGCTTCCCATGCAGGAACAAAGCCCAGAAAATGATCCGTGCCTTTCACCTGTCAACCCGGAAGCCCAGACCACAGACAATAAAAAGGGGTTGACCTCCCTAACTGTTGTGAAATTGTCTATATTACTCAA CAACATTCCTGATGACAGCCAAGTGGAGACACTGAATGTGTTCCTCTCTCCTCTCGATATCATAAACTACCTTGCTCTCATAGAAGCCGCAGGACGGATATG tgtggctcagtgggcagGCCCCCCACGCCTGGGGTGCCTATTCTACCATGGAGACCACATCTTGGCCGTGAATGACCTGAAACCCCAGAGCCTGGAGGAAGCGTCCCTGTTTCTCAGCCGGTGCATCCAGAAGGAG AAAGTCAAGCTCTCCATCGGCCGGATCCCCAATTCAGAGAAGTTCCATGCTGTAGCTTGTGCATGCGCCTTAAAATACCAAGGAGTTGAGCCTGTCCAACAGGATAAGCCAGGACTAGAGAGAACACTAAAGAGAGCTCCAGCCATCAAAAAGAGCCAGAAGAAAGCAACAGGAAAGTAG